In Oncorhynchus nerka isolate Pitt River unplaced genomic scaffold, Oner_Uvic_2.0 unplaced_scaffold_1603, whole genome shotgun sequence, a single genomic region encodes these proteins:
- the LOC135568432 gene encoding hepatitis A virus cellular receptor 1-like, translated as MSYNSLGILVLDDQLALTLPVSLPRALSLLPVSLPRALPLLSLSLLPVSLPRALPLLSFSLLPVSLPRALPLLSFSLLPVSLPRALPLLSFSLLPVSLPRALPLLSLSLLPVSLPLTLPLLSLIFLFHCLTLPLLSLSLLPVSLPLTLPLLSLSSSCFTASNPPSTVSLFFLFHCLEPSLYCLSSSCFTASTLPLLSLSSCFTASNPPSTVSLSSSCFTASNPPSTVSLSSCFTASPSLYCLSLFFLFHCLGPSLYCLSLFLFHCLGPSLYCLSLSSCFTALPSLYCLSLFLFHCLEPSLYSLSLLPVSLPRTLPLLSLLPVPRVTFQNGTLFPIWC; from the exons ATGTCTTATAACAGTTTGGGCATCCTGGTTTTAGATGATCAGTTGGCCTTAACACTTCCTGTTTCACTGCCTCGggccctctctcttcttcctgtttcACTGCCTCGGgccctccctctactgtctctctctcttcttcctgtttcACTGCCTCGGGCCCTCCctctactgtctttctctcttcttcctgtttcACTGCCTCGGGCCCTCCctctactgtctttctctcttcttcctgtttcACTGCCTCGGGCCCTCCctctactgtctttctctcttcttcctgtttcACTGCCTCGGgccctccctctactgtctctctctcttcttcctgtttcactgcctctaaccctccctctactgtctctcatCTTCCTGTTTCACTGCCTTaccctccctctactgtctctctctcttcttcctgtttcactgcctctaaccctccctctactgtctctctcttcttcctgtttcactgcctctaaccctccctctactgtctctctcttcttcctgtttcACTGCCTCGAaccctccctctactgtctctcttcttcctgtttcACTGCCTCGaccctccctctactgtctctctcttcctgtttcactGCCTCGAaccctccctctactgtctctctctcttcttcctgtttcactgcctctaaccctccctctactgtctctctctcttcctgtttcactGCCTCaccctccctctactgtctctctctcttcttcctgtttcACTGCCTCGGaccctccctctactgtctctctctcttcctgtttcactGC CTCGGaccctccctctactgtctctctctctcttcctgtttcactGCCTTaccctccctctactgtctctctctcttcctgtttcactGCCTCGAaccctccctctactctctctctcttcttcctgtttcACTGCCTCGAaccctccctctactctcccttctTCCTGTTCCCCGGGTTAcgttccaaaatggcaccctattccctatttggtGTTGA